Proteins from one Candidatus Aminicenantes bacterium genomic window:
- a CDS encoding phage Gp37/Gp68 family protein, protein MAQKSGIEWTESTWNPVTGCDKISPGCANCYAERMAKRLRAMGQPNYANGFTVTLHEHVLNNPLTWRRPQMVFVNSMSDLFHRDVPLDFIQRVFDVMRGASRHSFQVLTKRSERLLELSPYLEWPENVWMGVSVETAAYMHRLDHLRCVPSKVRFISFEPLLGSIGLLDLSGIDWCIVGGESGPGARPLKKEWVTEIRDQCGSTGVPFFFKQWGGTNKKKAGRSLENRTWSELPNIATRFGVRSQS, encoded by the coding sequence ATGGCACAGAAATCGGGTATCGAATGGACAGAGTCCACCTGGAATCCGGTCACGGGATGCGACAAAATCAGCCCTGGCTGTGCCAACTGCTATGCCGAACGCATGGCCAAGCGGCTGCGGGCCATGGGTCAACCCAATTATGCAAATGGCTTCACGGTGACATTGCACGAGCATGTACTGAATAACCCGCTGACGTGGAGGCGGCCGCAGATGGTGTTTGTAAACTCCATGAGCGACCTTTTTCACCGGGATGTACCGCTTGATTTTATCCAGCGCGTTTTCGATGTGATGCGGGGGGCTTCCCGGCATTCCTTCCAGGTGCTCACAAAACGGTCTGAACGTCTCTTGGAACTCAGCCCATATCTGGAGTGGCCGGAGAATGTGTGGATGGGAGTCAGCGTGGAGACCGCGGCCTATATGCACCGGCTGGACCATCTTCGCTGCGTCCCGTCCAAGGTCCGATTCATATCGTTCGAGCCTCTGCTTGGATCCATCGGTCTGCTTGACCTCAGCGGGATCGACTGGTGTATTGTTGGCGGCGAATCCGGTCCGGGGGCACGTCCCCTGAAAAAGGAGTGGGTGACCGAGATTCGGGATCAATGCGGTTCAACCGGTGTACCGTTCTTCTTTAAACAGTGGGGCGGAACAAACAAGAAAAAAGCGGGCCGAAGCCTAGAGAATCGCACCTGGAGTGAACTGCCGAATATCGCTACACGCTTCGGGGTCAGATCTCAAAGTTGA